A genomic region of Porticoccaceae bacterium LTM1 contains the following coding sequences:
- a CDS encoding thioredoxin family protein encodes MKKVMNVGLFLALIGSCEVLIAGKNKWDVSFEQGYGVEKYKRYQPMGTPKGTEVILEKQPNGALVGFIQLPLEAGKGRMVKLTESRTGKGYDRLVVDTDNNGSLDNDVVLSTEISVGRNAYWSTFSSSLRVMYSAGKVDFTREYPVALWAATDDLTKAPDTLRFSSQGFLIGEVLIEDVRHYVTLSDSKNDGDYGGKGDIWSVRAATEMESNRSSRYIGDFVWSGDNAYLLTLSDSSAREGILRAHNPGITKKDDLIKRDPYHFDRQAKRAAKPVQFSHDIEASIKQAQAEGAAYFIDFETTWCGACKQMDAMVYVAQEVVDVASEIICIKADGDEEGALIEKYSVEAYPTGILFSAEGKEIARFVGYQSVAEMKAFFQQAAKK; translated from the coding sequence ATGAAGAAAGTAATGAATGTTGGACTTTTTCTGGCGCTTATAGGGAGCTGTGAAGTTTTGATCGCTGGAAAAAACAAATGGGATGTCTCTTTTGAGCAAGGGTACGGCGTTGAAAAGTATAAAAGATATCAGCCGATGGGAACTCCAAAAGGTACTGAAGTAATTCTTGAAAAGCAACCTAATGGTGCCTTGGTGGGCTTTATTCAGTTGCCATTGGAAGCTGGTAAGGGGCGGATGGTAAAGCTAACTGAAAGTAGAACTGGAAAAGGGTATGACCGGTTGGTTGTTGATACTGATAACAACGGGTCTCTTGATAATGATGTGGTTTTGTCGACTGAGATTAGTGTCGGGAGGAATGCTTATTGGTCTACTTTCTCATCAAGTTTGCGGGTGATGTACTCGGCTGGCAAAGTTGATTTCACTCGAGAATATCCGGTGGCGCTGTGGGCTGCTACTGACGACCTGACTAAAGCGCCTGACACATTACGATTTTCTTCCCAAGGGTTTCTTATTGGTGAAGTACTGATAGAAGATGTTAGACATTATGTGACATTGTCGGACTCGAAAAATGATGGAGATTATGGTGGTAAAGGAGATATTTGGTCAGTGCGGGCAGCTACGGAGATGGAATCAAATCGTTCCTCTCGGTACATTGGTGACTTTGTCTGGTCTGGTGATAACGCTTATCTCTTAACCTTAAGTGATAGTTCTGCTCGAGAGGGTATTCTTCGTGCTCATAACCCCGGAATTACAAAAAAGGATGATTTGATCAAGCGTGATCCATACCACTTTGATCGTCAGGCCAAGCGTGCAGCAAAACCGGTGCAATTTAGTCACGATATTGAAGCTAGTATCAAGCAGGCACAAGCAGAAGGTGCTGCTTACTTTATCGATTTTGAAACCACTTGGTGCGGCGCTTGCAAGCAAATGGATGCGATGGTCTATGTTGCCCAGGAAGTCGTTGATGTGGCCAGTGAAATTATTTGTATTAAAGCTGATGGTGATGAGGAAGGAGCCTTAATCGAGAAATACAGTGTGGAGGCATACCCAACGGGTATTTTATTTTCCGCAGAAGGCAAGGAAATCGCCCGTTTTGTCGGTTATCAGAGTGTGGCTGAGATGAAGGCGTTTTTTCAGCAGGCTGCAAAGAAATAA
- a CDS encoding TonB-dependent receptor yields the protein MKFSTKKKLVLGMAPAIALLVSGGLYAEDMDKFKLEISSQSADAALLELGRQTGSEIMFKQGLDVQMTLPELKGEHTLEAALNTLLRGTGLTYSFTADGLVVLEQVKQEASESKEVEEVVVTGSRLKNVTTASQVQIITREDIKQQGLGSVEDIVRILTQNVSNVNAATTNDNSITATGAQGQSAINLRGLGTSATLVLVNGRRWPQSSFYGNGTVNLNGIPFSAIDRVEVLLDGASAIYGADAQAGVINFIMRKDYVGGETTARYEGSRNNGNMFSLEQNFGVNWNSGRALLTVNYKESKPVNSVKAGLTTSDFTSLGGSDNRATYYAQPGIVNSADYTLIGSLPEGDDGSDGVAGKLSPDNVVPFDQAKILGNQATSLFESTTAFLTVSQEVLDSVELYGELSYSANESTSSFGAPYLYYTPVPTTNPYNDTGEEVLVTTIFATELLAGLFGDTRASSDQDSLSYTLGVKAALPFRDWELDFSLSRSEEDFYFAVPRMNDALMAQRLAGIDEDGNPLPIEQIVNPFGDGSAQHPEAFEGLMTVPTDGSWAPSTTGSEMDSYLLSVEGGVFDLPAGEVRLVMGTEHRTEILDFTQANTLGLSVFAPEREVESYFAELGVPLFDGVPGIYSLDLNVALRRDTYSFEGPFNGPDMPFSSKEFTHTAPKLELAWKPIESLKVRASQGESFRTPTLRSLFSERRAPYIGWDPIVDPSRPDLGAQTPLWTTGGNPNLKPETSDSLSYGFDWAPTGVLEGLFVSVTRTEIDIEGMLTRWTEVFYDAPELLFEIPGVVDYNADGSIRQLNFSSFNLASRTSESTDINVTYDFDTDVGSFRAGLNATYYSVFKDQLSEKHTPKYGDGKDNGPDRIRVRGLLSWFKDDLSLNFIANYSSSYEHSGAGIYSPQKKIKSHMTYDLTASYLMEDSGWKFNGGIRDVFNADFPFYDGFGRPWDPRRVDTRGRLMYLEVSKSYNLY from the coding sequence ATGAAATTTTCGACTAAAAAAAAATTAGTTCTGGGGATGGCTCCTGCAATTGCACTGCTTGTATCGGGCGGTCTTTATGCAGAAGATATGGATAAATTCAAACTGGAAATTTCTTCACAAAGCGCAGATGCAGCTTTGCTGGAGTTGGGCAGGCAGACTGGCTCGGAAATTATGTTCAAACAAGGGCTTGATGTGCAAATGACATTGCCCGAATTGAAAGGTGAACACACCCTTGAAGCAGCTTTGAATACTTTGCTTCGTGGTACTGGTCTGACATACAGTTTTACTGCTGATGGATTGGTGGTGCTGGAGCAAGTTAAGCAGGAGGCAAGCGAAAGTAAAGAGGTCGAAGAAGTAGTAGTTACCGGTAGTCGTTTAAAAAATGTCACCACAGCATCACAAGTACAAATAATTACACGTGAAGACATTAAGCAACAAGGCCTGGGGTCCGTAGAGGATATTGTTCGTATACTCACTCAAAACGTAAGTAACGTGAATGCGGCCACTACCAATGATAACAGTATCACCGCGACAGGGGCACAAGGGCAGTCAGCTATCAACTTGCGTGGCTTGGGTACTAGTGCCACGCTAGTACTGGTAAATGGTCGCCGTTGGCCTCAGTCCTCTTTTTATGGGAACGGTACAGTAAACTTAAATGGTATTCCATTCAGTGCGATTGATCGGGTTGAGGTTTTGTTGGATGGCGCATCAGCTATCTATGGTGCCGATGCGCAGGCCGGTGTAATTAATTTCATAATGCGAAAGGATTATGTTGGCGGTGAAACTACAGCTCGTTACGAAGGTAGTCGTAATAATGGAAATATGTTTAGTCTAGAGCAAAATTTTGGCGTTAATTGGAATTCTGGACGCGCATTGTTGACGGTGAATTACAAGGAGAGTAAGCCGGTGAATTCAGTTAAAGCCGGGCTTACTACCTCAGATTTCACCTCTTTAGGAGGTAGTGACAATCGAGCGACGTATTATGCGCAGCCCGGGATTGTCAATTCTGCTGATTATACCCTTATCGGCTCATTGCCTGAGGGTGATGATGGTAGTGATGGTGTCGCAGGTAAGCTTTCGCCAGATAATGTGGTTCCGTTTGACCAGGCTAAAATACTGGGTAATCAGGCAACATCACTTTTTGAAAGCACGACAGCTTTTTTAACTGTTAGTCAGGAAGTTTTAGATTCAGTAGAGCTTTATGGCGAGTTAAGTTATTCGGCTAATGAGTCCACAAGCAGTTTTGGTGCACCTTATCTTTATTACACCCCCGTACCAACGACGAATCCTTACAATGATACTGGTGAAGAAGTATTGGTTACTACCATCTTTGCCACCGAGCTGCTTGCTGGCTTATTTGGTGATACTCGTGCATCAAGTGACCAAGATAGCTTGTCTTATACTTTGGGTGTAAAGGCTGCGTTGCCATTTCGAGACTGGGAGTTAGATTTTTCACTCAGTCGTTCTGAAGAAGACTTCTATTTTGCAGTTCCTCGCATGAATGATGCTCTCATGGCCCAACGATTGGCGGGCATTGATGAAGATGGTAATCCTCTACCTATTGAACAAATTGTTAATCCGTTTGGTGATGGTAGTGCGCAACACCCAGAGGCATTTGAAGGTTTAATGACTGTGCCAACGGATGGCTCATGGGCACCAAGTACAACAGGATCTGAAATGGATAGCTATCTATTGTCTGTTGAAGGCGGTGTGTTTGATCTTCCGGCAGGGGAGGTGCGGCTGGTAATGGGGACAGAGCATCGCACCGAAATTTTGGACTTTACGCAAGCTAACACTTTGGGGCTTTCGGTATTTGCACCAGAGCGTGAAGTGGAGTCGTATTTTGCTGAGCTGGGTGTGCCGCTTTTTGATGGGGTGCCTGGTATATATTCCCTGGACCTGAACGTTGCCTTGCGTCGTGACACCTATTCCTTCGAAGGGCCTTTCAACGGCCCAGATATGCCTTTTAGCAGTAAGGAGTTCACTCATACAGCGCCGAAACTAGAGCTGGCTTGGAAGCCAATTGAGTCGTTGAAGGTGAGAGCGAGTCAAGGTGAGTCATTCAGAACACCAACGCTACGTTCGTTGTTTAGTGAGCGGAGAGCTCCCTACATCGGATGGGACCCAATCGTTGATCCGTCGCGACCAGATTTGGGAGCTCAGACACCCCTTTGGACTACAGGGGGAAATCCTAACCTCAAACCTGAGACATCGGATAGTCTGTCCTATGGTTTTGACTGGGCACCTACTGGTGTATTGGAGGGGCTTTTCGTAAGCGTCACTCGAACCGAAATTGATATCGAGGGTATGCTTACCCGTTGGACAGAAGTCTTCTATGATGCACCAGAACTTTTGTTCGAAATTCCGGGAGTTGTTGATTACAACGCTGATGGTTCCATTAGGCAATTAAATTTCAGCTCGTTCAATTTGGCCAGCCGAACCAGTGAATCGACTGATATAAATGTTACTTATGACTTTGATACAGATGTGGGTTCGTTTCGAGCAGGGCTGAATGCCACTTATTATAGTGTGTTTAAAGATCAGCTTTCGGAAAAACATACCCCAAAATACGGTGATGGAAAGGATAATGGTCCTGATCGTATAAGAGTTCGCGGTTTACTGAGTTGGTTTAAAGATGATCTCAGTCTAAATTTTATTGCAAACTATAGCAGCAGCTATGAGCATAGTGGAGCTGGAATATATAGCCCTCAAAAGAAAATTAAATCTCACATGACTTATGATCTGACAGCTTCGTACTTGATGGAGGATTCTGGCTGGAAGTTTAATGGTGGTATCCGCGATGTATTTAACGCTGATTTTCCATTCTATGATGGCTTTGGGAGGCCGTGGGATCCCCGTCGTGTCGATACTCGTGGTCGACTCATGTATCTGGAAGTAAGTAAGTCATACAACCTTTATTAA
- a CDS encoding FecR domain-containing protein: protein MATYKANGEIAKRVAEDFARILSAEVKEEEGRQLFEKQLKDSPYKEEFETLGALLADIESLGNSERILSIADAPLPPVSESGFKFWKGVAIAASLLLMMGVGFWVMHGEFLRETPEGRIDRYLTAIGKQREIALSDGTQVALNTGSELLVSLTDGQRSLTLVRGEAYFDVARDPERPFTIDIGDQVITVLGTAFGVRRDPGSITIAVEQGRIVVHKSGEAVSENVSSEQLGSESIGKLPAFSQYVLEQGEQSIYNDDAGTVELSRYESTQKVAEWRSGLLTFNQEPLFDVVKELNRYSGKKILIEDKSIIDLPISGVIRINRIDVAVRGLEVTSNIKARHYFDRIVLESN from the coding sequence ATGGCGACATATAAAGCGAATGGAGAAATCGCTAAACGTGTGGCAGAGGACTTTGCCCGGATTCTTTCTGCGGAAGTGAAAGAAGAAGAAGGACGTCAGTTATTCGAAAAGCAGTTGAAAGATAGTCCTTACAAAGAAGAGTTTGAGACGCTTGGAGCACTGCTTGCTGATATTGAGTCTTTAGGCAATTCAGAGCGAATTCTAAGCATTGCAGATGCGCCTCTTCCACCTGTTTCTGAATCCGGATTTAAATTTTGGAAGGGAGTGGCGATTGCGGCAAGCCTGCTACTGATGATGGGAGTTGGCTTCTGGGTGATGCACGGAGAATTTTTGAGGGAGACGCCTGAGGGGCGTATAGACCGATATCTGACAGCTATTGGCAAGCAGCGGGAGATAGCCCTGTCAGATGGTACTCAGGTTGCTCTTAATACAGGATCAGAATTACTGGTTAGCCTCACAGATGGACAGCGCTCATTAACACTGGTTCGAGGCGAAGCATATTTTGATGTGGCCAGAGACCCCGAGCGGCCTTTTACGATTGATATTGGCGATCAGGTTATAACGGTGTTGGGTACTGCATTTGGTGTTAGACGTGATCCTGGCAGTATCACTATCGCGGTGGAGCAGGGGAGGATTGTGGTTCACAAATCTGGTGAGGCTGTCTCGGAAAATGTTTCTTCTGAGCAATTGGGATCAGAGTCCATCGGGAAATTGCCTGCTTTTTCACAGTATGTTTTAGAGCAGGGTGAGCAGTCGATTTACAATGATGATGCCGGGACAGTAGAGTTGTCGCGTTACGAATCGACACAGAAAGTGGCTGAGTGGCGCAGCGGCCTTCTAACCTTTAATCAGGAACCGTTATTTGATGTAGTAAAAGAGCTTAATCGTTATTCAGGGAAAAAAATTCTGATAGAAGACAAGTCAATTATTGATCTTCCTATCTCTGGGGTAATTCGAATTAATCGTATTGATGTGGCTGTACGTGGTCTTGAGGTTACCTCTAACATAAAAGCGAGACACTATTTTGATAGGATCGTTTTAGAGTCGAATTAA
- a CDS encoding RNA polymerase sigma factor, protein MATQNESGMVVGDQDNIVAFAGKKEERKQLLARMFREHGQVLRAFLLARMGDSPDVDDIMQEVFLRLSRMEDIDGRLSHEFRENRSFILTIANNLVVDLSRSKVIRRRYQQSEQGLDGEKQVEATPEIIADYRERLEQVERAILSLPPVWRKAFVMNRFKHLSYRQIAVEMGVSPRSVEKYIGHALAKIRRLVGALEEIE, encoded by the coding sequence GTGGCGACTCAGAACGAGAGTGGAATGGTAGTTGGCGATCAGGACAATATCGTTGCTTTTGCCGGTAAAAAAGAAGAACGAAAACAGTTGCTTGCGCGCATGTTTCGTGAGCATGGGCAGGTGTTGCGTGCGTTTTTGTTGGCGCGTATGGGCGACAGTCCAGACGTGGATGATATTATGCAGGAAGTATTTCTACGTCTTTCGCGAATGGAAGATATTGATGGTCGTTTGTCCCATGAATTTCGTGAAAATCGCTCATTTATCCTAACGATAGCCAACAACCTGGTTGTAGACCTCTCTCGCAGCAAAGTTATTCGTCGACGCTACCAGCAGTCCGAACAAGGGTTGGATGGTGAAAAGCAGGTAGAGGCTACACCGGAAATAATTGCTGATTACAGAGAGCGGCTTGAGCAGGTGGAGCGGGCTATTTTAAGTCTGCCGCCGGTATGGCGAAAAGCTTTTGTGATGAACCGTTTTAAGCATTTAAGTTACAGGCAAATTGCTGTCGAGATGGGTGTATCCCCCAGATCGGTAGAAAAATACATAGGACACGCATTAGCCAAGATTCGGCGGCTAGTGGGTGCCCTTGAGGAGATTGAATAA
- the sfsA gene encoding DNA/RNA nuclease SfsA, with protein sequence MKFDPPLESGILLKRYKRFLADVKHEQGEFTIHCPNTGSMKNCLAENGKCWFSRSDNAKRKYPCTLEITTTPDGHLAGVNTGRANSLVREAIENGVIAELQNYEHIRSEVKYGEENSRIDFLLERDGERCYVEVKNVTLGIGDGLGLFPDAVSTRGSKHLRELKQMVEQGHRAVLLFCVQHTGIDRVAPADEIDPEYGATLREAVAAGVEVLAYRASLCAEEIVLMERIPFECQ encoded by the coding sequence GTGAAGTTTGATCCGCCATTGGAAAGTGGCATTTTATTAAAACGCTATAAACGTTTTCTGGCCGATGTTAAACATGAACAGGGTGAATTTACTATTCACTGTCCCAATACCGGTTCGATGAAAAACTGTCTGGCGGAAAACGGTAAGTGCTGGTTTTCTCGCTCCGACAACGCAAAGCGAAAATACCCCTGTACCCTGGAAATTACTACCACACCGGACGGGCACCTTGCGGGGGTCAATACGGGGCGGGCTAATAGCCTGGTTCGCGAAGCTATTGAAAATGGCGTAATTGCCGAACTGCAGAATTACGAACATATTCGCAGCGAAGTGAAATACGGTGAAGAAAACAGCCGCATCGATTTTTTGCTGGAGCGTGATGGCGAGCGTTGTTATGTGGAGGTGAAAAACGTCACGCTTGGAATAGGTGATGGACTTGGCCTGTTTCCCGATGCAGTCAGCACTCGTGGCAGTAAACATTTGCGGGAGCTCAAGCAGATGGTAGAGCAGGGCCATCGTGCGGTACTGCTTTTCTGTGTGCAACACACTGGTATTGATCGTGTTGCTCCAGCAGATGAGATCGATCCGGAATATGGCGCTACGTTGCGTGAAGCGGTTGCGGCGGGTGTAGAAGTGTTGGCTTATCGAGCATCGCTTTGCGCTGAGGAGATCGTGCTGATGGAGCGAATTCCGTTTGAATGCCAGTGA
- a CDS encoding aminotransferase class I/II-fold pyridoxal phosphate-dependent enzyme — protein MRFARRTETIRSFKAMDILAAAVRLQEQGRDIIRMEVGEPAFPPPQPVVEAAQKALLSGRNGYTPACGIMPLREAIAGLYQRRYGVVIDPQRVIVTTGSSAALGMVCELLLNAGDGLLLSDPGYPCNANFVRRLEAEPQLVPVEAANNFQLTAELVERYWQPNTRGVMVASPSNPTGEIITRDNLIELHQFTSQRDAALVVDEIYHGLTYGDLDVPSVLELADDAYVINSFSKYFGMTGWRLGWAVVPEDAVERINKLAQNFYISCPSLSQHAALAALTPETEAILVERREEFHKRRDFLVAGLRNIGFRIDHLPAGAFYVYANVSDLTDDGEALCWKMLNEQGVAFTPGTDFGEHLANQYVRFTYTETMPRLEEALERLAKGVQSL, from the coding sequence ATGCGATTTGCACGCAGGACCGAAACCATCCGTTCATTCAAGGCTATGGATATTCTGGCGGCCGCCGTCAGGCTCCAGGAGCAGGGGCGAGACATTATCCGAATGGAAGTAGGGGAGCCAGCATTTCCGCCTCCACAGCCGGTGGTAGAGGCCGCCCAGAAAGCATTGCTGAGTGGACGCAACGGTTATACGCCAGCCTGCGGCATAATGCCTCTGCGCGAGGCGATTGCCGGCCTCTATCAGCGTCGCTACGGCGTGGTGATAGATCCACAACGGGTGATTGTCACAACCGGTAGCAGCGCGGCGCTGGGCATGGTTTGCGAGCTGCTACTTAATGCTGGTGATGGCTTGTTGTTGTCTGACCCTGGTTACCCGTGTAATGCCAATTTTGTGCGTCGGCTGGAAGCTGAGCCCCAACTGGTACCGGTCGAGGCCGCCAATAATTTCCAGCTTACTGCCGAGTTGGTGGAGCGTTACTGGCAACCCAATACCCGGGGTGTGATGGTCGCTTCGCCAAGTAACCCTACCGGTGAAATTATCACCCGCGACAACCTGATTGAGCTGCACCAGTTCACGTCACAGCGAGATGCAGCTCTGGTGGTGGATGAGATCTATCACGGCCTCACCTATGGCGACCTTGATGTGCCTTCGGTGCTGGAACTGGCTGACGATGCCTATGTGATCAACAGTTTTTCAAAATACTTTGGCATGACCGGTTGGCGACTGGGTTGGGCCGTGGTGCCGGAAGATGCTGTTGAGCGTATCAATAAGCTGGCACAAAACTTTTATATTTCCTGTCCAAGCCTTTCACAGCACGCCGCTTTGGCGGCATTGACTCCGGAAACGGAAGCGATATTAGTGGAGCGCCGTGAAGAGTTTCATAAACGCCGCGATTTTCTGGTGGCTGGTCTTCGCAATATTGGCTTTCGAATTGATCACCTGCCGGCGGGTGCTTTTTACGTATATGCGAACGTTTCTGACCTTACAGACGATGGTGAGGCACTGTGTTGGAAAATGCTTAACGAACAGGGTGTTGCTTTTACGCCGGGGACGGACTTTGGTGAACACTTGGCCAATCAATATGTTCGCTTTACCTACACTGAGACAATGCCTCGCCTTGAAGAAGCGTTGGAGCGATTGGCTAAAGGAGTGCAGAGCCTGTGA
- the dksA gene encoding RNA polymerase-binding protein DksA, whose translation MPSKKSATTSVSLHGYEPYQEKKGEEYMNEQQREHFKALLRAWKQELMEEVDRTVTHMKDEAANFPDPADRATQEEEFSLELRTRDRERKLIKKIDSTIERIEADDYGFCDQCGIEIGIRRLEARPTANLCVDCKTLDEIKERQTVGG comes from the coding sequence ATGCCCAGCAAAAAATCCGCAACCACCTCAGTATCTCTTCACGGATATGAACCCTATCAAGAGAAAAAAGGCGAGGAGTACATGAATGAACAGCAGCGAGAGCACTTCAAGGCTCTGCTGCGTGCCTGGAAACAGGAGTTGATGGAAGAAGTCGACCGCACTGTTACCCACATGAAAGACGAAGCGGCCAACTTTCCGGATCCTGCAGACCGCGCCACCCAAGAAGAAGAGTTCAGCCTGGAGCTGCGTACTCGCGATCGCGAGCGCAAGCTGATCAAGAAAATCGACAGCACCATAGAGCGTATTGAAGCTGACGATTATGGCTTCTGCGATCAGTGTGGCATCGAAATCGGCATTCGTCGTCTGGAAGCACGTCCCACCGCTAACCTGTGTGTGGACTGCAAAACCCTCGACGAAATCAAAGAGCGCCAGACTGTCGGCGGCTGA
- the gluQRS gene encoding tRNA glutamyl-Q(34) synthetase GluQRS, which yields MSHSNYIGRFAPTPSGPLHFGSLVAALASYLDARHVGGQWLVRIDDIDPPREVAGAADTILSQLEAHHLYWDGSVFYQSNRDDAYLAALQQLQDDGLVYRCDCTRQDIKAMGGRYNGHCRQRTLPDDSSFALRVNTEMYPAIEFNDLWQGPQQWDLSVEGDFVVRRRDGLFAYQLACAVDDLFQNISHVIRGSDLLNSTPRQIFLMQLLRADEAIPEYGHIPVAINPDGQKLSKQNFASAIEADQAFHNLLIALHWLNHSPPEELEFGNCTELLDWASTHWNRQQIPTGSEIPAPAGF from the coding sequence GTGTCCCACTCCAATTACATAGGGCGATTTGCCCCTACTCCATCCGGCCCACTGCATTTTGGATCCCTGGTCGCCGCATTGGCGAGCTATCTGGATGCCCGCCATGTGGGTGGCCAATGGTTGGTGCGCATTGATGATATCGACCCGCCACGGGAGGTAGCAGGGGCGGCCGATACTATTTTGTCGCAACTCGAAGCGCATCATCTGTACTGGGATGGAAGCGTGTTTTATCAAAGCAATCGCGATGACGCCTATCTCGCAGCATTACAACAATTGCAAGACGATGGTTTGGTTTATCGCTGCGACTGCACTCGTCAGGACATCAAGGCCATGGGCGGACGCTATAACGGCCACTGCCGTCAGCGAACGTTGCCCGATGATTCCAGCTTTGCCCTGCGGGTAAACACCGAAATGTATCCGGCGATCGAGTTCAATGACCTTTGGCAGGGGCCTCAGCAATGGGATCTCAGCGTGGAGGGCGACTTTGTCGTGCGGCGTCGGGACGGCCTGTTTGCCTACCAGCTGGCCTGCGCAGTAGATGATCTGTTTCAGAATATCAGCCACGTGATTCGCGGCAGCGACCTGTTGAACTCCACTCCCAGACAGATTTTTTTAATGCAACTGCTTCGCGCTGACGAAGCTATTCCGGAATATGGCCATATTCCCGTTGCCATTAATCCGGATGGCCAAAAGCTGAGCAAGCAGAATTTCGCTTCCGCAATTGAAGCAGACCAGGCTTTTCACAACCTGTTAATCGCCTTGCACTGGCTGAACCACTCCCCCCCTGAAGAGCTGGAGTTTGGCAACTGCACAGAACTGCTGGACTGGGCCAGCACACACTGGAACCGCCAACAGATTCCCACCGGTTCGGAAATTCCGGCACCAGCCGGTTTTTGA